From the genome of Hyperolius riggenbachi isolate aHypRig1 chromosome 9, aHypRig1.pri, whole genome shotgun sequence, one region includes:
- the LOC137533519 gene encoding olfactory receptor 5V1-like has translation MVNEFLLLGFSNLHNFQNVLFCLVLLAYIICVFGNITIIILIKMEPSLHNPMYFFISIFAALEIMFISATVPKLLAILVQTKKTITFIGCCVQLYAFNAFGETECFLLAIMAFDRYLAINNPLRYSAIMNYKLRSELAVIPWLAGFFVSFFPTFFTVVMGFCGSNEINHFFCDLAPLQNLACSDPYKSNLITIVAASISIVLPFITIVGLYVHIIITVLKIQSREGKKKAFSTCSSHLIVVCLFYGTAIIVYVRPNGSHYDKYLALMYTVVTPLLNPFIYALRNREVKLSLTKLIGQCLK, from the coding sequence ATGGTTAATGAATTTCTTCTGTTGGGCTTTTCCAACTTGCACAACTTTCAGAATGTTCTCTTCTGTCTTGTTCTTCTAGCCTACATTATATGTGTCTTTGGAAACATTACTATCATTATCTTGATTAAAATGGAACCTTCTCTCCACAACCCCATGTATTTTTTTATCAGCATATTTGCAGCTTTAGAAATAATGTTTATTTCAGCAACAGTCCCAAAGTTGTTAGCTATTTTAGTGCAAACTAAGAAGACCATAACATTTATTGGTTGCTGTGTCCAATTGTATGCTTTCAATGCTTTTGGGGAGACTGAATGTTTTCTTCTTGCAATAATGGCCTTTGATCGATATTTGGCCATTAACAATCCATTGAGATATTCAGCAATTATGAACTATAAACTTCGCTCTGAGCTGGCTGTGATTCCATGGTTGGCTGGTTTCTTTGTGTCTTTCTTCCCCACATTTTTCACTGTTGTTATGGGATTCTGTGGATCAAATGAGATCAACCACTTCTTCTGTGATCTGGCTCCACTGCAGAATTTGGCATGTTCTGACCCTTACAAAAGCAATCTGATCACAATTGTTGCTGCCTCTATCTCAATTGTCTTACCATTTATCACAATTGTAGGGttatatgttcacattataattaCTGTATTGAAAATTCAAAGTAGGGAAGGTAAAAAGAAAGCGTTTTCAACCTGCTCATCTCATCTTATTGTAGTTTGCTTGTTCTATGGTACAGCAATTATTGTATATGTCAGACCTAATGGCAGCCACTACGATAAATATCTTGCACTCATGTACACTGTTGTTACGCCACTCCTAAATCCCTTCATCTATGCTTTAAGAAACAGAGAAGTAAAACTTTCACTTACTAAATTAATTGGTCAATgtttgaaataa